From the genome of Candidatus Amarolinea dominans, one region includes:
- a CDS encoding transporter substrate-binding domain-containing protein, giving the protein MSSRWFFLADPAGNDAYHQLPDLKGRQIKAVTANDFPPLNFIDGKTGKAMGWEYDAIAEICRRLNCTVDWQVTSWDTMIAAVKDGQFDVGMDGITITEERAKEVDFSAPYLRSEQFMLVRADETRFSTPEQFKADPKLLIGSQAGTTNFYAAVYSVLDGDEKNPRIILFETFGASVQALITGDVDMVLMDKASSRGYIGANPDKLKLIGDPLAGEDFGFIFTPKSDLRTPFDQAIGSMKQDGFLDHLSNRWFFLFDASAK; this is encoded by the coding sequence CTGAGCAGCCGCTGGTTCTTCCTGGCCGATCCGGCCGGCAATGACGCGTACCATCAACTGCCCGATCTGAAAGGGCGCCAGATCAAGGCGGTGACGGCGAACGATTTCCCGCCGCTGAACTTCATTGACGGCAAAACGGGCAAGGCCATGGGCTGGGAGTACGACGCCATTGCCGAAATCTGCCGCCGTCTCAACTGCACCGTGGACTGGCAGGTCACCTCCTGGGACACGATGATCGCTGCGGTCAAGGACGGCCAGTTCGACGTGGGCATGGATGGCATCACCATCACCGAGGAGCGCGCCAAAGAGGTGGACTTCTCCGCGCCCTACCTGCGCTCGGAGCAGTTCATGCTGGTGCGCGCGGACGAGACCCGTTTCAGCACGCCGGAGCAGTTCAAGGCCGATCCCAAGCTGTTGATCGGCTCGCAGGCCGGCACCACCAACTTCTACGCCGCGGTCTACAGCGTGCTCGACGGCGACGAGAAGAACCCGCGCATCATCCTCTTCGAGACCTTCGGCGCCAGCGTGCAGGCCCTCATCACGGGCGATGTGGATATGGTGCTGATGGACAAGGCCTCCAGCCGCGGCTACATCGGCGCCAACCCCGACAAGCTCAAACTGATCGGCGATCCCCTGGCCGGCGAAGACTTCGGCTTCATCTTCACCCCCAAGTCCGACCTGCGCACTCCCTTCGACCAGGCGATTGGCAGCATGAAACAGGACGGTTTCCTCGATCACCTGAGCAACCGCTGGTTCTTCCTGTTCGACGCTTCGGCGAAGTAA
- a CDS encoding right-handed parallel beta-helix repeat-containing protein, translating to MRPKYLVTILVLLALMLSASPAHAGGIVSVCDEAHLLAALAGGGTVTFSCSGTITLTATITISTDTTIDGSGQNVTISGNHAVRVFYLSAGVTLNLNQLTIAYGSAAGGAVGGGIYSLGIVTVSNSTFSGNSAYSGGGIFNAGNGGVTVSSSTFSGNNADNSGGGIYAGNGMVSVSYSAFSGNSAAYDGGGIHSYSGGAVTVSNSTFSGNTAGRGGGGIYSHSGGTVAVSNGTFSGNSAVGGGGGIYSYSGGTVTVSSSLFSNNSTGGGGGGIYSGGPVTVSNSNFSSNSAYRGGGIYSGGTVAVSNSIFFGSNAGWGGGIYSGGPVNMSNSTFSGNTATYDGGGIYNAGSGTVTVSNSTFSGGSANWGGGIYNANNGEVTVSNSTFFNNDAHGGGIYTFSGMVIVSNSTFYSNSGYEGGGIYNRYGTMIVRNTTFSDNTGGGIYNEAGMTTLKNTIVANSPMGGNCTGAITDGGGNLSYPDVTCPGINGDPKLGPLQNNGGPTQTMALLPGSAALDAANDAICAAPPINNRDQRGVIRPQGLHCDIGAYEAEQAPTPTPTATFTPTATPTAVPLTPTSTPTIRPLTSTPTPTVVPLTPTATPTISPFTPTPTPTVGSLTIFDREAENNTYTEPMTHGEDASASGCYYLYDPVGWSEGNVTMNFNINRSDNYWLWARGMGIAFTRNSFWAYVDNGPQMWYEIPQFNEQWQWGWDLVHDFNQPVAPFYLSSGIHTIRFQGREPYTRLDRVLLVNSSNYIPTEFSPCVTPSPTPTNTPTPTATPMVTLTPTSTNTPTRTPTRTPTPTSTNTPTSTRTGTPTATPTPTWTPTATSTWTPTPTATPVSAPRLYLPIVSG from the coding sequence ATGCGCCCCAAATATCTCGTGACCATCCTCGTTCTGCTGGCGCTCATGCTGTCAGCATCGCCCGCACACGCCGGCGGTATCGTCAGTGTCTGCGACGAAGCACACTTACTGGCGGCGCTGGCTGGCGGCGGTACGGTGACCTTCAGTTGCAGTGGCACGATCACCTTGACAGCCACGATTACGATCTCAACCGACACCACCATTGACGGCAGTGGCCAGAACGTTACTATCAGCGGCAATCATGCGGTGCGAGTGTTCTACCTGAGTGCAGGAGTTACTCTCAACCTGAATCAACTCACCATTGCCTATGGGAGCGCCGCTGGCGGCGCCGTCGGCGGCGGCATCTACAGCCTGGGCATCGTGACCGTGTCTAACAGCACTTTCTCCGGCAATAGCGCCTACAGTGGTGGCGGCATCTTCAATGCTGGCAATGGCGGAGTAACCGTGAGCAGCAGCACCTTTTCTGGCAATAACGCTGACAACAGTGGCGGCGGTATCTATGCTGGTAACGGTATGGTGAGCGTGTCTTATAGCGCCTTCTCCGGCAATAGCGCCGCCTATGACGGCGGTGGCATCCATAGCTACAGCGGCGGCGCGGTGACCGTGAGCAACAGCACCTTTTCCGGCAATACGGCCGGCCGAGGAGGAGGAGGCATCTACAGCCACAGCGGCGGCACGGTGGCCGTGAGCAACGGCACCTTCTCCGGCAATAGCGCTGTCGGTGGTGGAGGAGGCATCTATAGCTACAGCGGTGGCACGGTGACCGTGAGCAGTAGCCTCTTCTCCAACAACAGTACTGGCGGCGGTGGCGGCGGCATCTACAGCGGTGGTCCAGTGACCGTGAGTAACAGCAACTTCTCTTCCAATAGCGCATATCGGGGTGGCGGCATCTACAGTGGTGGCACCGTGGCTGTTAGCAACAGTATATTTTTCGGCAGTAACGCTGGTTGGGGCGGTGGTATCTATAGCGGTGGTCCAGTGAACATGAGCAACAGCACGTTCTCAGGCAACACCGCTACCTACGATGGCGGCGGCATCTACAACGCCGGCAGCGGCACGGTGACCGTAAGCAACAGCACCTTCTCCGGAGGTAGCGCCAACTGGGGCGGTGGCATCTACAACGCCAACAACGGCGAGGTGACCGTGAGCAACAGCACCTTCTTTAACAACGACGCTCACGGCGGCGGCATCTACACATTCAGCGGCATGGTGATCGTGAGCAACAGCACCTTCTACAGCAATAGTGGCTACGAAGGCGGCGGCATCTATAATAGATACGGCACGATGATCGTGCGCAATACGACGTTTTCTGACAATACGGGTGGCGGCATCTACAACGAGGCCGGCATGACAACGCTGAAGAACACGATCGTCGCCAACAGTCCCATGGGAGGCAATTGCACCGGCGCCATCACCGATGGCGGCGGAAACTTGAGCTATCCTGATGTCACCTGTCCCGGCATCAACGGCGACCCGAAGCTTGGCCCCTTGCAGAACAATGGCGGTCCCACGCAGACGATGGCACTGCTCCCGGGCAGCGCCGCACTGGACGCCGCGAACGACGCCATCTGTGCGGCTCCCCCGATCAATAACCGCGACCAACGCGGCGTCATTCGTCCCCAGGGCTTGCACTGTGACATCGGCGCGTACGAAGCAGAACAGGCGCCGACACCGACGCCCACCGCCACGTTTACCCCCACCGCGACACCTACCGCAGTTCCACTCACCCCTACCTCGACACCCACCATCCGCCCCCTCACCTCCACCCCGACGCCCACCGTAGTCCCACTCACTCCCACCGCGACACCCACTATAAGCCCGTTCACCCCTACGCCGACTCCTACCGTCGGGTCGCTCACGATCTTCGACCGCGAAGCCGAAAACAACACCTACACGGAACCGATGACTCACGGCGAAGATGCCAGCGCATCGGGGTGCTATTACCTTTATGACCCGGTTGGTTGGTCTGAGGGTAATGTCACCATGAATTTCAACATCAATCGTTCGGATAACTACTGGTTGTGGGCACGCGGCATGGGAATCGCCTTCACGCGCAACTCATTCTGGGCCTATGTCGACAATGGCCCCCAGATGTGGTACGAGATTCCACAATTCAATGAGCAGTGGCAATGGGGCTGGGACCTGGTGCATGATTTCAATCAGCCGGTGGCGCCCTTCTACTTGAGTTCGGGCATACATACGATCCGCTTCCAGGGGCGCGAGCCTTACACGCGTCTGGATCGAGTGCTCCTGGTCAATAGCTCAAACTACATTCCCACCGAGTTCAGTCCATGTGTCACGCCGTCGCCCACGCCCACCAACACCCCGACGCCGACGGCGACTCCCATGGTGACACTGACGCCTACGTCAACCAACACGCCGACGCGGACGCCGACCAGAACACCAACGCCGACGTCAACCAACACGCCGACGTCAACTCGGACCGGAACACCGACTGCCACGCCTACACCGACGTGGACCCCGACCGCGACGTCAACCTGGACGCCAACCCCCACGGCGACACCGGTGTCGGCGCCTCGGCTGTACCTGCCGATCGTCAGCGGATAG
- a CDS encoding phosphotransferase family protein, translating to MIDEARAVRPGEQLDAERLAAFLTQNLQGAGSVLQVEQFPSGFSNLTYLLRLGERQLVLRRPPFGAAVKSGHDMAREYRILRTLRPVYPKAPAPLLYSDDLSIIGAPFYIMERVSGVILRNRLPPGLSLTPGQMTALCHALIDNLVALHRLDLHATGLADLGRPEGYVQRQVSGWIRRYENALTDDVPAMTQAGAWLRAHLPPDQGATGAALIHNDYKFDNVVLDPDDLTHIRAVLDWEMATVGDPWMDVGTTLGYWAEAGDPEILRNFGITALPGNLTRQQFVDVYAAASGREIGHALFYLVFGLYKVAVIVQQIYARYRQGHTQDPRFARLIHLVRANGEMMTRAIETQRLSGLFG from the coding sequence ATGATTGACGAGGCCCGCGCAGTGCGGCCCGGTGAACAGCTTGATGCCGAACGCCTGGCGGCCTTTCTGACGCAAAACCTGCAGGGCGCAGGCAGCGTCCTGCAGGTTGAACAATTTCCCAGCGGCTTCTCCAACCTGACCTACTTGCTGCGGCTGGGCGAGCGCCAACTCGTCCTGCGCCGGCCGCCGTTTGGCGCGGCCGTCAAGTCCGGTCATGACATGGCGCGTGAGTATCGCATCCTGCGCACGCTGCGGCCCGTTTACCCCAAGGCGCCCGCACCGCTGCTCTACAGCGACGATCTGAGTATCATTGGCGCGCCCTTCTATATAATGGAACGGGTCAGCGGAGTCATCCTGCGCAACCGCCTGCCGCCGGGCCTTAGCCTGACGCCCGGCCAGATGACCGCGCTGTGCCACGCGCTGATTGATAACCTGGTGGCCTTGCATCGCCTTGACCTGCACGCCACCGGCCTGGCCGACTTGGGCCGGCCCGAGGGCTACGTCCAACGCCAGGTCAGCGGCTGGATCAGGCGCTATGAAAATGCGCTGACCGATGATGTGCCTGCCATGACGCAGGCTGGCGCCTGGCTGCGCGCTCATCTGCCGCCAGACCAGGGCGCAACCGGCGCCGCGCTCATCCACAATGACTACAAGTTCGACAACGTGGTGCTCGATCCAGACGACCTGACGCACATCCGCGCGGTGCTCGATTGGGAGATGGCCACGGTGGGTGACCCCTGGATGGATGTGGGCACCACGCTCGGCTACTGGGCGGAGGCCGGCGATCCTGAGATACTGCGCAATTTCGGCATTACCGCGCTGCCTGGCAACCTGACGCGGCAGCAGTTTGTGGATGTCTACGCCGCCGCCAGTGGGCGCGAGATCGGCCATGCCCTGTTCTACCTGGTGTTCGGCCTGTACAAGGTGGCCGTGATTGTGCAGCAAATCTATGCTCGTTACCGACAGGGGCATACGCAGGACCCGCGCTTTGCTCGCCTGATCCACCTGGTGCGCGCCAACGGAGAAATGATGACGCGGGCCATCGAGACGCAGCGGCTGTCGGGGTTGTTTGGTTGA
- a CDS encoding amino acid ABC transporter permease, with translation MEPDARTSLAARWRQIPYWLVMTVFLGLLLLGSIITNQDYHVIFTAIAAGMWVTLYVSLIAFALSLLLGLLLGLARVSGQRWVREVASFYVEIMRGVPMLVILYYIAFVGAPGLVDGINLLGKALQGVGLGILGDPLAGLSVRGLDFTVRSIIALTVGYSAFISEIFRAGIESIERGQVEAARSLGMSYWQAMRYIILPQAVRRVLPPLGNDFIAMLKDSSLVSVLGVQDITLLGKVYSASTFRFFETYNVVAYLYLVMTIGLSLFVRYLEKRTPVAGHDGSRQRLR, from the coding sequence ATGGAACCTGACGCGCGCACTTCCCTGGCCGCACGCTGGCGCCAAATTCCGTATTGGTTGGTGATGACGGTCTTCCTCGGCTTGCTGCTGCTGGGGAGCATCATCACCAATCAAGACTATCACGTCATCTTCACGGCCATTGCCGCGGGGATGTGGGTGACGCTTTACGTCTCACTGATCGCGTTCGCGCTCTCGCTGCTGCTGGGGCTGTTGCTTGGCCTGGCGCGGGTGTCCGGGCAACGCTGGGTGCGTGAGGTGGCGTCGTTCTACGTGGAGATCATGCGCGGCGTGCCCATGTTGGTGATTCTGTACTACATCGCCTTCGTGGGCGCGCCGGGGCTGGTGGATGGCATCAATCTGCTGGGCAAGGCGCTGCAAGGGGTTGGCCTGGGCATCCTGGGCGATCCGCTGGCCGGGCTGAGTGTGCGCGGGCTTGACTTCACGGTGCGCTCGATCATCGCGCTCACCGTGGGCTACAGCGCGTTCATCTCCGAAATCTTCCGCGCGGGCATCGAGTCCATCGAGCGCGGGCAGGTGGAGGCCGCGCGCAGCCTGGGCATGAGCTATTGGCAGGCCATGCGTTACATCATCCTGCCACAGGCCGTGCGGCGTGTCCTGCCGCCCCTGGGCAATGATTTCATCGCCATGCTCAAGGACTCCTCGCTCGTCTCCGTGCTCGGCGTGCAGGACATCACCCTGCTCGGCAAGGTCTACTCCGCCAGCACCTTCCGCTTCTTCGAAACCTACAACGTCGTGGCCTATCTCTACCTGGTCATGACGATTGGGCTCTCGCTGTTCGTGCGCTATCTGGAAAAACGGACCCCCGTGGCCGGGCACGACGGCAGCAGACAGCGTCTGCGCTGA
- a CDS encoding acyl-CoA dehydrogenase family protein: MTDLPAFLAQIRAFRDEHLLPLEAPMLQAGVDAILPRLDELRRLARQLGIWAPHLPPALDGAGLSLTAFAQVSEELGRSPFGHYVLNCNAPDIGNQELLLHHGTPAQQATYLAPLARGEIRSAYAMTEPEHAGSNPVWLSTTAARDGADYVLNGHKWFVTGFEGADFVIVMAVTNPQAPKPHQRASQIIVPRGAPGVEHVRKIKIMGEEGAGWASHSELRFVNCRVSASNLIGAEGSGFALAQERLGPGRVHHCMRWIGICERAFDLMCTYAATRELAPGKLLVQQQSVQHAIAERRAEINAARLLVMDTAARIEALGAHGARVDISLIKFYVANVLNRVLDSAIQVHGGLGVTDDTMLAFWYRHERAARIYDGADEVHKTVVARQVMKAYGVDISILA; this comes from the coding sequence ATGACCGACCTACCTGCTTTTCTGGCCCAGATTCGGGCCTTTCGTGACGAACACCTGTTGCCCCTGGAAGCGCCCATGCTGCAAGCGGGCGTTGACGCCATTCTGCCCCGCCTGGATGAGCTGCGCCGCCTGGCGCGCCAGCTTGGTATCTGGGCGCCGCACCTGCCTCCCGCCCTGGACGGCGCTGGCCTTTCTCTGACCGCCTTTGCCCAGGTCAGCGAGGAGTTGGGGCGCAGCCCCTTCGGCCACTATGTGCTGAACTGCAACGCGCCCGACATCGGCAACCAGGAACTCTTGCTGCACCACGGCACGCCCGCGCAACAGGCCACCTACCTGGCGCCCCTGGCCCGCGGCGAAATCCGCAGCGCCTACGCCATGACCGAGCCTGAGCACGCCGGCTCCAACCCGGTTTGGCTCAGCACGACCGCCGCGCGCGACGGCGCCGATTATGTGCTCAACGGCCACAAATGGTTTGTGACTGGCTTCGAGGGCGCCGACTTCGTGATTGTCATGGCCGTGACCAACCCTCAGGCGCCCAAGCCGCACCAGCGCGCCAGCCAGATCATCGTGCCGCGCGGCGCGCCGGGGGTGGAGCATGTGCGCAAGATCAAGATCATGGGTGAAGAAGGCGCTGGTTGGGCCAGCCACAGCGAGTTGCGCTTTGTGAACTGCCGCGTGTCGGCCAGCAACCTCATCGGCGCGGAGGGCAGCGGGTTTGCCCTGGCGCAGGAGCGCCTGGGGCCGGGCCGCGTCCATCACTGCATGCGCTGGATTGGCATCTGCGAGCGCGCCTTCGACCTGATGTGTACGTACGCGGCCACCCGCGAACTGGCGCCGGGCAAGCTGCTCGTGCAACAGCAGTCCGTGCAGCACGCCATTGCCGAGCGTCGGGCCGAAATCAACGCGGCGCGGCTGCTCGTCATGGACACCGCGGCCAGGATCGAGGCCCTGGGCGCGCATGGCGCGCGCGTAGATATTTCGCTGATCAAGTTCTATGTGGCGAATGTCCTCAACCGCGTGCTCGATAGCGCCATCCAGGTGCATGGCGGTCTGGGCGTGACCGATGATACGATGCTGGCATTCTGGTATCGCCACGAGCGCGCGGCGCGCATCTACGACGGCGCGGATGAAGTTCATAAGACCGTCGTCGCCCGCCAGGTGATGAAGGCCTATGGCGTTGACATCTCGATCCTGGCCTGA
- a CDS encoding HNH endonuclease, translating to MNRSSKTKTACVYCGSDKDLTVEHVVPISRWREFGVRRRVLDNDSNRVHACLKCNAEKGAMLPREWFHLHPEYKERFVHEARYISDAVKRIVGLSVTR from the coding sequence ATGAATAGATCAAGCAAAACGAAAACTGCCTGTGTCTATTGCGGCAGCGACAAGGATCTCACGGTCGAACATGTCGTGCCTATCTCGCGCTGGCGTGAATTTGGTGTTCGTCGGCGGGTGTTAGACAATGATTCCAATCGGGTGCATGCTTGTCTCAAGTGCAATGCGGAGAAGGGGGCGATGCTGCCCCGTGAGTGGTTCCACCTGCACCCGGAATACAAGGAGCGGTTTGTGCATGAAGCCAGGTACATCTCAGATGCCGTCAAGCGCATTGTTGGTCTGAGTGTGACCCGGTAA
- a CDS encoding type II toxin-antitoxin system RelE/ParE family toxin → MLRVPGNYRQRFRRIISELADDPEPTYSEALRGHPNRRKIKVDGWRLIYQVEPDTQTLWILRIRLKTGPETYEGLDALM, encoded by the coding sequence TTGTTGCGCGTGCCTGGCAACTATCGTCAGCGGTTTAGACGTATCATCTCGGAGTTGGCCGATGATCCCGAACCAACTTATTCTGAAGCCTTACGCGGCCATCCCAATCGGCGCAAAATCAAAGTTGACGGCTGGCGCCTGATCTACCAGGTCGAACCTGATACGCAGACGCTCTGGATTTTGCGGATCAGACTGAAGACAGGCCCGGAAACCTACGAGGGCCTGGACGCGCTAATGTAG
- a CDS encoding SUMF1/EgtB/PvdO family nonheme iron enzyme: MMTSFNTAAVRELLLTALSDEDLTTLCFDHFRPVHDDFTAGQSRSQRVRLLVEYCERRNAQELLLARVKETAPARFVEYEERTRNTTMILDTLLNHGLDAGLETLTGRPAALDQAVANLRGREKETRQARLRDLLADAADRARAEFKGEVDATGAPLSQLLDQPPFLLRVAEILLLGERPDMPQLRTEFGPRMGEERWAASQRPLLRFLQELDRSLLLDDVWGLTLREFRAEAYLASIDRNTLALHSALARISEQMAVLPDGIAQAVARRLHPLDLADLEKSYLRGVYADCSDVPLASGSTPPDAAQNRRPRLQKIYVDLDTTTPPELDRVYARLGISAADRAQAEAVLRQAVRETPGEAIPVRAGRSKESLTVEALRALAGERSQGEGERAKEVEKQLGVAEGKLRSALTSLSALEAIGQHRQFVILGDPGSGKSTLTRRLAAALAAAARDDLAESERDWATSLAGAFHHWLLPVRIVLSRWASHLPKEDVGCADDLIAECMRLLKASGSVDESRQREQFVARLTAEPPTVLLLLDGLDEVADVDRRRRLLAAVQHFATSYAQVPLIVTCRQRPYREGEHYRLPLQDVELAPLSRPAAGEFLQRWHDELTWAGFYQPMAATSAQRRLLEAIDDPERGELREMAGTPLLLTMMARVNYERGLPESQAALYERYVQMLLWEWEHTKLDDQGQPTGLEILLRQAGVSTVSLERALNKLAYTVHGAEGQRSVVDIRRATIREALEEIHTGDDATKAAWAVSVLKLMDDRSGLIYAVEQNRLYRFSHRTFQEYLAARWLATGDFVRKFREKMDQEQWQEAIFLALGYQVSVLGRYDDALEVIDELLPATPTSAVDWQRVLVLGEAYTRLRGPKWVKEAEKEKLRKRVMADVPARLTLAMHTASLSARQRLDAGLLLDALGVEPPGLDEFVAAPGWGFAIGRYPVTNKQYRRFMEAGGYAAENEARWWGKEGQKDKRQYKWTEPRLWDDSRFNHDTQPVVSVSWHEASAYGAWLTEHLRGRGVISGEQVVRLPTQAEWEQAARSTDGRAYPWGSGFDPARANTEESGLQQTTPVWMYPDGRTPEGLWDLAGNVWEWTSAVNENGYPWLKGGAYWNNASHVGSAARPDGSVWFRHSNGGVRVVVVPVSRLGPVLVSGF, encoded by the coding sequence ATGATGACATCATTCAATACTGCCGCTGTTCGTGAGCTGTTGCTCACGGCCTTGAGCGATGAGGATCTGACGACCCTCTGCTTCGACCACTTTCGCCCGGTCCACGACGATTTCACCGCCGGTCAGTCGCGCTCGCAGCGCGTGCGTCTGCTCGTGGAATACTGCGAACGCCGGAATGCGCAAGAACTCCTGCTGGCACGGGTGAAAGAGACCGCCCCGGCGCGCTTCGTCGAATACGAGGAGCGCACGCGCAATACCACCATGATCCTCGATACGCTGCTGAACCACGGGCTTGACGCCGGCCTCGAAACGTTGACCGGCCGGCCCGCAGCGCTCGACCAGGCCGTCGCCAACCTGCGCGGCCGAGAGAAGGAAACGCGCCAGGCGCGGCTGCGCGATCTCCTCGCGGACGCGGCCGACCGGGCGCGGGCGGAGTTCAAAGGCGAGGTGGATGCGACCGGCGCCCCGCTGAGCCAACTGCTCGACCAACCGCCGTTCCTGCTGCGCGTGGCCGAGATTCTGCTGCTTGGCGAACGACCCGATATGCCACAATTGCGCACGGAGTTCGGGCCACGCATGGGTGAAGAGCGCTGGGCGGCCAGCCAACGACCGTTGTTGCGCTTCTTGCAGGAGTTGGATCGGAGCCTGCTCCTGGATGACGTGTGGGGCTTGACCCTGCGTGAGTTCCGCGCGGAGGCTTATCTGGCCAGCATTGACCGCAACACGCTGGCCTTGCACAGCGCCCTGGCCCGGATCAGCGAGCAGATGGCTGTCCTGCCCGACGGCATCGCGCAGGCGGTCGCCCGGCGTTTGCATCCCCTTGACTTGGCCGACCTGGAGAAGTCCTACCTGCGCGGGGTGTACGCGGATTGCAGCGACGTGCCCCTGGCGAGCGGCAGTACACCGCCCGACGCCGCGCAGAACCGGCGGCCGCGGCTGCAGAAGATCTACGTGGATCTTGACACCACGACGCCGCCAGAGTTGGACCGAGTTTATGCGCGCTTGGGGATCAGCGCGGCCGATCGCGCCCAGGCGGAAGCCGTGCTGCGCCAGGCCGTCCGTGAGACGCCGGGAGAGGCGATCCCAGTCCGCGCTGGACGCAGCAAAGAGAGTCTAACCGTCGAAGCGCTGCGGGCGCTTGCTGGCGAGCGCAGCCAGGGCGAAGGCGAACGCGCTAAGGAAGTAGAAAAGCAGCTAGGGGTTGCGGAAGGAAAGCTGCGTTCCGCCCTGACCAGCCTGAGTGCACTGGAGGCGATCGGCCAGCACCGGCAGTTCGTCATCCTGGGCGACCCGGGCAGCGGCAAGAGCACGCTGACCCGCCGCCTGGCCGCGGCGCTGGCGGCCGCGGCGCGTGACGACCTGGCGGAGAGCGAGCGCGATTGGGCCACGTCGTTGGCGGGGGCTTTCCATCACTGGCTGCTGCCGGTGCGCATCGTCTTGAGCCGCTGGGCTTCCCATCTGCCCAAGGAGGATGTGGGCTGCGCAGATGACCTGATCGCCGAATGTATGCGCCTGCTCAAGGCCAGCGGCAGCGTCGACGAATCTCGTCAACGCGAGCAGTTCGTGGCCCGTCTGACGGCCGAACCGCCGACGGTGCTGCTGCTTCTCGACGGCCTCGATGAGGTCGCGGACGTGGACCGGCGCCGGCGCCTGCTGGCCGCGGTGCAGCACTTTGCGACGAGCTACGCGCAGGTTCCCCTGATTGTGACCTGCCGGCAGCGCCCCTACCGCGAGGGAGAGCATTACCGCCTGCCGCTGCAGGATGTTGAATTGGCGCCGCTCAGCCGGCCCGCAGCCGGCGAGTTCTTGCAGCGCTGGCACGATGAGCTGACCTGGGCCGGCTTCTATCAGCCGATGGCCGCGACCAGCGCACAACGCCGGCTGTTGGAGGCGATTGACGACCCGGAGCGGGGGGAACTGCGTGAGATGGCGGGCACGCCACTGCTGCTGACGATGATGGCGCGCGTGAACTACGAGCGCGGCCTGCCGGAAAGCCAGGCGGCCTTGTATGAGAGATATGTCCAGATGCTCCTGTGGGAGTGGGAGCACACGAAGCTGGACGACCAGGGGCAGCCGACGGGACTGGAGATTCTCCTGCGGCAGGCCGGGGTTTCGACGGTGAGCCTGGAGCGCGCGCTGAACAAGCTGGCGTACACGGTGCACGGCGCGGAAGGGCAGCGCAGTGTGGTGGACATCCGACGGGCCACCATCCGGGAGGCGTTGGAGGAAATCCATACGGGCGACGACGCGACCAAGGCAGCGTGGGCGGTGAGCGTGTTGAAGCTGATGGACGACCGCTCCGGGCTGATCTATGCCGTGGAACAGAATCGGCTTTACCGGTTTTCTCACCGTACCTTCCAGGAGTACCTGGCCGCGCGCTGGCTGGCGACGGGTGACTTCGTGCGTAAGTTCAGGGAGAAGATGGACCAGGAGCAGTGGCAGGAGGCGATCTTCCTGGCCCTGGGCTACCAGGTGTCGGTGTTGGGCCGCTACGACGACGCGCTCGAGGTGATTGACGAACTGCTGCCGGCTACGCCCACCAGCGCGGTTGACTGGCAGCGGGTCTTGGTTTTAGGTGAGGCCTACACGCGGCTGCGGGGGCCGAAGTGGGTGAAGGAGGCCGAGAAGGAGAAGCTGCGCAAGCGGGTGATGGCCGATGTGCCGGCGCGGCTGACGCTGGCGATGCACACGGCCAGCCTATCTGCGCGGCAGCGGCTGGACGCCGGTCTGCTATTGGACGCCCTGGGGGTCGAGCCGCCGGGGCTGGACGAGTTCGTGGCGGCGCCGGGGTGGGGTTTCGCCATCGGTCGGTATCCGGTGACGAACAAGCAGTACCGGCGGTTCATGGAGGCCGGCGGCTATGCGGCGGAGAACGAGGCGAGGTGGTGGGGCAAGGAAGGTCAGAAGGACAAGCGCCAGTACAAATGGACGGAGCCTCGCTTGTGGGACGATTCCCGCTTCAACCACGACACGCAGCCGGTGGTCAGCGTGAGCTGGCACGAAGCCAGCGCGTACGGCGCCTGGCTGACTGAGCACCTGCGCGGCCGGGGTGTGATCAGCGGCGAGCAGGTCGTGCGCCTGCCGACGCAGGCCGAATGGGAGCAGGCGGCGCGTTCGACGGACGGTCGTGCCTATCCCTGGGGTAGCGGCTTCGATCCGGCCAGGGCTAACACAGAGGAAAGCGGCCTACAGCAGACCACGCCGGTTTGGATGTACCCTGACGGCAGGACGCCAGAGGGCCTGTGGGACCTGGCCGGCAATGTGTGGGAGTGGACGAGCGCCGTGAACGAGAATGGCTATCCGTGGCTCAAGGGTGGAGCGTACTGGAACAATGCCAGCCATGTCGGTTCGGCTGCCCGCCCCGACGGCAGCGTGTGGTTCAGGCACTCCAATGGGGGTGTGCGGGTGGTAGTCGTCCCCGTCTCTCGTCTGGGGCCAGTTCTGGTTTCTGGCTTCTGA